One window of Triticum dicoccoides isolate Atlit2015 ecotype Zavitan chromosome 5A, WEW_v2.0, whole genome shotgun sequence genomic DNA carries:
- the LOC119296738 gene encoding uncharacterized protein LOC119296738, which produces MDVTFVCSSSGEAPFKMEVGFFDTVMDIKQKLQGRNGWPAAALSLFHDGGALVDDDDAGAAGVTERYGVVEGSVIHVALDGDDRRPRQEKKSGVRRPKARRDGVAAPAPAPLRVTVVSRCGAGRVEVAVRARGAVSALRGELERGAASGSGFPLPPGGGYFFIHGQSVMDEARSFEWHGVAAGDEVVVFEGSVTRAPAC; this is translated from the coding sequence ATGGACGTGACCTTCGTGTGCTCGTCGTCGGGGGAGGCGCCGTTCAAGATGGAGGTGGGCTTCTTCGACACCGTCATGGACATCAAGCAGAAGCTCCAGGGGCGCAACGGGTGGCCCGCCGCCGCGCTGTCCCTCTTCCACGACGGCGGCGCGCTCGTGGACGACGACGACGCCGGCGCCGCCGGCGTCACCGAGCGGTACGGCGTCGTGGAGGGCTCCGTCATCCACGTCGCCCTCGACGGCGACGACAGGCGGCCGCGTCAGGAGAAGAAGAGTGGGGTCAGGAGGCCAAAGGCCCGGCGAGACGGCGtcgccgcgccggcgccggcgccgctgcGGGTGACGGTGGTGTCGCGGTGCGGCGCGGGGCGCGTGGAGGTGGCGGTGCGCGCGCGGGGGGCGGTGTCGGCGCTGCGCGGGGAGCTGGAGCGGGGCGCGGCGTCCGGGTCCGGGTTCCCGCTGCCGCCGGGCGGCGGCTACTTCTTCATACACGGGCAGAGCGTGATGGACGAGGCGCGGTCGTTCGAGTGGCATGGCGTGGCCGCCGGCGACGAAGTCGTCGTCTTCGAGGGCTCCGTCACCAGAGCGCCGGCGTGCTGA
- the LOC119301981 gene encoding probable WRKY transcription factor 2, producing the protein MAGTSDRGSLMEDWMAMPPTPSPRTLLSSFLNEDFGSGQFSNFFGEHVSNKPHDQSEKRGELVGFREQLPTQSATDTATPQKDFSLQPNSFNANQKSNPQGSLAERRASRAGFSIPKIDTSRVGSSTVIRSPIAIPPGLSPTTLLESPVFLYNAMAQPSPTTGKLFVAPEANSTMPPDSTFSNDVFSFQPHSGPASYSNMEKGYNVCHQNQSLSNIHQQGSSLQSSFTAAKDSADETIVKPKTSDSVFSDNHSSEEQEDDEGDQNEEYSSATNSNPAEDGYNWRKYGQKQVKSSEHPRSYYKCTHPDCPVKKKVERSQDGQITEIVYKSSHNHPLPPPNRRSGIPLSQINDQQVHVLEKPGSHAGLNTASLWENGKSECIQDMQGVEGRPAAGPPVSAYGDTSIMESQDAADVSSTLSNEIDRATQGTISLDCDVGEDETESKRRKLDALAAVTIPTATTTSSIDMVAAASRAVREPRVVVQTTSEVDILDDGYRWRKYGQKVVKGNPNPRSYYKCTHQGCSVRKHVERASHDLKSVITTYEGKHNHEVPAARNSGNAGSGSGSATASAPQANLSHRRQEQAQGSYPQFGGATPFGSFGLPPRGHLGAAGNFHFGMAPPGMSMPPMPAAHHPSMMQGYQGLMMQEGQMKAEPDQQSGFAASSAYQQMMGRPPFGPQM; encoded by the exons ATGGCCGGCACCAGCGATCGTGGATCCCTCATGGAGGACTGGATGGCCATGCCACCGACGCCCAGCCCGAGAACGCTCCTGTCAAGCTTCTTGAATGAAGACTTCGGCTCTGGTCAATTCTCCAATTTTTTCGGCGAACATGTGAGCAACAAGCCCCATGATCAATCAGAGAAGAGAGGAGAGCTTGTGGGCTTCAGGGAGCAACTGCCTACTCAGTCAGCTACAGATACAGCTACACCCCAAAAGGATTTTTCCCTGCAACCAAATTCGTTCAATGCTAATCAGAAATCAAACCCACAGGGATCTCTAGCCGAGCGCAGGGCTTCGAGAGCTGGTTTCAGTATCCCCAAGATTGATACATCTCGTGTGGGTTCATCCACAGTTATTCGATCACCCATAGCAATTCCACCTGGTCTTAGTCCAACTACTCTTCTTGAGTCACCGGTGTTTCTCTACAATGCTATG GCACAGCCTTCTCCAACCACTGGCAAACTGTTTGTTGCTCCAGAGGCTAACTCAACAATGCCACCAGATAGCACGTTCAGTAACGATGTTTTCTCCTTCCAACCCCACTCTGGGCCAGCAAGCTACTCAAATATGGAAAAG GGTTACAATGTTTGCCACCAAAACCAGTCGTTGTCAAATATTCATCAGCAAGGATCCAGTCTTCAGTCAAGCTTTACTGCAGCCAAGGACAGTGCCGACGAAACAATTGTCAAACCGAAGACGTCTGACTCTGTGTTCAGTGATAATCACTCTTCTGAGGAACAGGAAGATGACGAGGGAGACCAAAATGAAGAATACTCTTCTGCCACAAATAGCAACCCAGCTGAAGATGGATATAACTGGAGAAAATATGGACAGAAGCAAGTGAAGAGCAGTGAGCATCCAAGGAGCTATTACAAGTGCACACACCCAGATTGCCCTGTCAAGAAAAAGGTGGAACGCTCTCAAGATGGTCAGATAACAGAGATAGTCTACAAGAGTTCTCACAATCACCCTTTGCCGCCTCCAAACCGCCGCTCAGGTATCCCTTTGTCGCAAATCAATGATCAACAAGTCCATGTTCTAGAGAAACCTGGTTCGCATGCAGGGCTCAACACTGCATCTTTGTGGGAAAATGGTAAAAGTGAGTGCATTCAAGATATGCAAGGTGTCGAGGGAAGACCAGCTGCTGGCCCTCCTGTATCTGCATATGGTGATACATCTATCATGGAGTCCCAAGATGCAGCTGATGTCTCGTCAACGCTGTCCAATGAGATTGATAGAGCAACACAAGGCACCATTTCTTTAGACTGTGATGTAGGTGAAGATGAGACTGAATCCAAAAGAAG GAAACTGGATGCTTTAGCTGCTGTTACCATTCCTACTGCGACCACCACAAGTTCAATTGACATGGTGGCTGCAGCATCAAGAGCTGTCCGGGAGCCTCGTGTTGTCGTTCAGACAACAAGTGAGGTTGACATCCTTGACGATGGTTATCGCTGGCGCAAGTATGGTCAGAAGGTTGTTAAAGGAAACCCAAATCCAAG GAGCTACTACAAATGCACGCACCAGGGCTGTTCAGTGCGCAAGCATGTGGAGAGAGCTTCGCACGATCTGAAATCCGTGATCACGACATACGAGGGAAAGCACAACCATGAAGTTCCAGCAGCCAGAAATAGCGGGAACGCGGGCTCCGGTTCCGGCAGTGCCACAGCATCCGCGCCGCAGGCTAATCTCTCGCATCGCAGGCAAGAACAAGCGCAAGGCAGCTATCCTCAGTTTGGTGGCGCGACTCCCTTTGGTTCCTTCGGCCTCCCGCCGAGAGGCCATCTGGGGGCGGCAGGCAACTTCCACTTCGGGATGGCCCCTCCAGGCATGTCGATGCCGCCGATGCCCGCCGCTCATCACCCGTCAATGATGCAGGGCTACCAGGGACTCATGATGCAGGAAGGGCAGATGAAGGCGGAGCCAGACCAGCAGTCCGGGTTTGCGGCGTCATCGGCTTACCAACAGATGATGGGCAGGCCCCCCTTTGGTCCCCAGATGTAA
- the LOC119301980 gene encoding uncharacterized protein LOC119301980, which produces MEGGEQKVASFPDAPEPKDSIPAAAKSLTIRTTANAGGSDWPSPVSPYLGSPSPPSSAFVSALQSPYISPRIAEPPPHREARASRTPALPSPVSRGGAGGFRSEDTDAPTSASRTPPSERGYDSRSQGADPRRRSSDGGGSAPRVSFSFPVPRVSLTRGAVASPMSNGKLRSCDVYVGFHGQGGPLARFCRWLKAELELQGIASFTADRARYSGAHSHEVADRIICSAAFGIVVVTTSGFLNPFVLEEIRFFAQKRNLLPILFDTRASDIAGLFDGKPEDKEGMEAFEGLMRCHELKLETDESSWRRCVSTAVTVLQSKLGRGTIAEKESEGTEGLPFPRNRHFIGREKELAEIEGTLFGCTGEVEDAECPGASTMPNCVSSGVSDGGFADEDSDRVRTSSGRFGSLELHKCKRPMSEAWVDPAIDLSAAKGIGLLKQRSKLRKSRFRCNSKDHVNGNVVCINGISGIGKTEMALEFAYRYSQRYKMVLWIGGEARYLRQNILNLSGYLGLDISAEAEREHGRIRSFEEQELDAFQRVKRELFRDVPYLLIIDNLESERDWWEGKDLQDFIPRNTGASHVIVTTRLPHCMNLEPIHLPQLSFHDAMVLIKGKKKKDYPPEELEVLKKFDEQLGRVSFGLWLVGSLLSELMIDPGILFEAVERVSLNENMIVLCTGDDNLWQNNLFLIKVLVFCFALMDQVKGGSLALRMITVGSWLAPSPMSSTLLAAMASKLPTKANSIQLLSESLKAALLCGTNCFLQPQARKAEVESAHLLVKLGLARKTTQRPGCWIQFHPIVQLFGKISGSLAPASAAVSGVIRTGNMSIYSDHMWASAFLLFGFKSEPPVVQLKPVDLVLFIKKIALPLAIQAFMAFSRCGSALELLKVCTNVLEDAEKSVASRIQDLKQGSLCWKKKLRADNHVDEFVWHEMALLKATLLETRAKLLVRGGLFDSAEELCRTCVSIRTVMLGHDHAQTLAAQETLAKVVRYRSKI; this is translated from the coding sequence ATGGAAGGGGGAGAGCAAAAAGTTGCATCATTTCCTGATGCGCCCGAACCCAAGGACAGCATCCCCGCCGCCGCCAAGTCCCTCACCATCAGGACCACCGCCAATGCCGGCGGCTCCGACTGGCCGAGCCCCGTCTCGCCCTACCTCggctcgccctcgccgccgtcctccgccTTCGTCTCCGCGCTGCAGTCGCCCTACATCTCCCCTCGGATCGCCGAGCCGCCGCCGCATCGAGAAGCCAGGGCCTCCCGGACCCCCGCGCTGCCCTCGCCGGTGTCCCGCGGCGGCGCCGGAGGGTTCCGGTCGGAGGACACGGACGCGCCGACGAGCGCCTCCCGCACGCCGCCGTCGGAGCGCGGCTACGACTCCCGGTCCCAGGGCGCCGACCCGCGCCGGCGGTCCTCCGATGGCGGGGGGTCCGCGCCGCGGGTGTCCTTCTCCTTCCCCGTGCCGCGCGTCTCGCTCACGCGGGGCGCCGTCGCGTCGCCCATGTCCAACGGCAAGCTCCGGAGCTGCGACGTCTACGTCGGCTTCCACGGCCAGGGGGGCCCCCTCGCCAGGTTTTGCAGGTGGCTCAAGGCGGAGCTCGAGCTGCAGGGGATCGCCTCCTTCACGGCCGACCGGGCCAGGTACTCCGGCGCGCACAGCCACGAGGTCGCAGACCGCATCATCTGTTCGGCGGCCTTCGGCATCGTGGTGGTCACCACGTCTGGCTTCCTCAACCCGTTCGTCCTCGAGGAGATCCGGTTCTTTGCTCAGAAGAGGAACCTGCTGCCCATCCTGTTCGACACCCGGGCGTCGGACATCGCCGGGCTGTTTGACGGCAAGCCTGAAGACAAGGAGGGGATGGAAGCGTTCGAGGGGCTGATGCGGTGCCATGAGCTGAAGCTCGAGACAGATGAGAGCAGCTGGAGGAGGTGTGTGTCGACGGCGGTCACCGTGCTGCAGTCGAAGCTTGGCCGGGGTACGATTGCCGAAAAGGAGAGCGAGGGAACTGAGGGTTTGCCATTTCCGCGCAACAGGCATTTCATTGGAAGGGAGAAAGAGCTTGCTGAGATCGAGGGAACGCTCTTCGGTTGCACCGGGGAAGTCGAAGATGCCGAGTGCCCAGGGGCCAGCACCATGCCTAATTGTGTATCCAGTGGTGTCTCAGATGGAGGATTTGCTGATGAGGACAGTGACAGGGTGAGGACAAGCAGTGGCAGGTTTGGCAGCTTGGAGTTGCACAAGTGCAAGCGGCCTATGTCGGAGGCATGGGTTGATCCGGCGATCGATCTCTCGGCTGCGAAAGGGATCGGTCTTCTGAAGCAGAGATCAAAGCTCAGGAAGTCAAGATTCAGGTGCAACAGCAAagatcatgttaatggcaatgtggTATGCATCAATGGCATTTCAGGCATTGGCAAGACGGAGATGGCATTGGAGTTTGCATACCGGTACTCACAGCGGTACAAGATGGTGCTGTGGATTGGAGGCGAGGCGAGGTACCTGAGGCAGAACATACTGAATTTATCAGGGTATTTGGGGCTGGATATCAGCGCCGAGGCTGAGAGGGAGCACGGCAGGATCAGGAGCTTTGAGGAGCAAGAGCTGGATGCTTTTCAAAGGGTGAAGAGAGAGCTTTTCAGGGACGTGCCCTACTTGCTCATAATCGATAACCTCGAGAGCGAGAGGGATTGGTGGGAAGGGAAGGACCTGCAAGATTTCATACCTAGAAACACTGGAGCAAGCCATGTCATCGTGACAACACGGCTGCCGCATTGCATGAACCTTGAGCCAATTCATCTTCCGCAGCTCTCGTTTCATGATGCTATGGTCCTGATaaaggggaaaaagaagaaggatTACCCTCCCGAGGAACTGGAAGTTCTGAAGAAATTCGACGAGCAGCTGGGGCGAGTGAGCTTCGGGCTGTGGCTTGTTGGTTCGCTGCTGTCCGAGCTGATGATCGACCCTGGTATTCTGTTTGAGGCTGTCGAGCGGGTGTCGCTAAATGAGAACATGATTGTGCTCTGTACTGGTGATGACAACTTATGGCAGAACAATTTGTTTCTGATCAAGGTGTTGGTCTTCTGCTTTGCATTGATGGACCAGGTGAAAGGAGGCAGCCTTGCCTTGAGGATGATCACAGTAGGTTCTTGGCTAGCTCCATCGCCCATGTCGTCAACCCTACTGGCTGCCATGGCCAGCAAGCTGCCAACAAAAGCCAATAGCATTCAGTTGTTGAGTGAATCACTCAAAGCAGCACTCTTGTGCGGCACAAACTGCTTTCTACAGCCGCAGGCAAGGAAAGCTGAGGTGGAGTCGGCACACTTGCTAGTAAAACTTGGCTTGGCGCGAAAAACAACTCAGCGTCCAGGTTGCTGGATTCAGTTTCACCCGATCGTGCAGCTGTTCGGCAAGATCAGCGGCAGTTTGGCACCGGCATCCGCAGCAGTATCTGGTGTCATAAGGACTGGCAACATGTCTATATACTCAGACCACATGTGGGCTAGTGCATTCCTTCTGTTTGGCTTCAAATCAGAGCCTCCTGTGGTGCAACTCAAGCCGGTCGACCTGGTGCTCTTCATCAAGAAGATAGCGCTGCCCCTGGCGATCCAAGCGTTCATGGCATTCTCGCGCTGCGGCTCGGCCTTGGAGCTGCTCAAGGTGTGCACCAACGTCCTCGAGGACGCGGAGAAGTCGGTCGCATCACGGATACAGGACCTGAAGCAGGGATCGCTGTGCTGGAAGAAGAAGCTGCGGGCGGACAACCATGTCGACGAGTTCGTCTGGCACGAGATGGCGCTGCTGAAGGCAACGCTGCTCGAGACGAGGGCGAAGCTGCTGGTGCGAGGCGGGTTGTTTGACAGCGCGGAGGAGCTGTGCAGGACCTGCGTCAGCATCAGGACGGTCATGCTTGGCCACGACCATGCCCAGACATTGGCGGCTCAGGAGACGCTGGCGAAGGTGGTTAGGTACCGGAGTAAAATCTGA